The DNA segment CCCAACTTGCCTTCAGCGCTTTGAATTCCCACTGAATGAACAGATACTTAATGCAATTGGTATAAACTATCAATGATAAGTGCAGACGCATGACGTCCCGATATCAATGGCAAATGCAATGTGATGGGGTTGACTTAAGATTTTGTCATTTTTGCTTTTCGGGTGTACCTTAACTTGTCGGATAGCAATCGTTCAAATAGGATTGGTTTTAGCTATCTTCTTTTGGCTTAGATGAATACCAACCGGTATAAGATTGAAATCATGAAAAAATCACTACTCGCTTTACTTCTAACCTCTGCTTTCAGTTATCACGCAAGTGCCTGTACTGGCATTACCCTATCAACCACAGACAATGATCAGGTTCAGGCTCGCACCATAGAGTGGGGCCATAGTGATCTCAACAGCAAGCTTGTTATCTCGCCTCGTAATCACCAATACACTTCGACTATGCCCGATCAGCAGCAAGGTCTCACCTGGAAGAGTCAATATGGCTTTGCTGGGATCTCGGTGAGTGACGATCGCTTTATTGCCGAGGGAATTAACGAGAAAGGACTGACTGCCGGGTTATTCTATTTTCGCAACTATGGCTCTCTGGCCAAGTATGACCCTAAGCAGACAGCAAACAACATTACCGATATGGACTTTGTGCGTTGGATGTTAACCCAGTTTGAAACCGTTGCCGAGGTCGAGGCGGCATTAGATAAAATTAAGATTGTCACCGTTTATTTTGATCAGCAAGGTAACGCCTCGCCGACGGCGCACTGGCGCGTGTCTGATAAGCAGGGCAATAGCATTGTGATTGAAATCATGGATCACGGCAAAATCAATATTCATAAGAACACGGCTAAGGTGCTAACCAACTCGCCAGATTACAACTGGCAGGTGACCAACCTTAATAATTATATCAATCTGCATCCTGGGATCAGCCCACCTCAGAAGATTAATGGTGTAGAGGCACAATCTTTTGGTGTTGGCTCTAACTTTGTTGGTTTACCGGGAGATATTTCACCGCCATCGCGATTCGTGCGTGCAGCGTTTTACGTGAATACTGCGCCTAAGTTGAATACTGCCGAACAAGCGGTTTCACAGGCGTTCCATATCTTAAATAACTTCGATATTCCCATTGGCAGTGAGTTTAACGATAAGTCTCATATCCCAGAGCTGCCCAGTGCAACGCAGTGGACCTCGGTTATCGATCAGAGTCATGGGTTACTGTTCTATAAGACCATGCATGACAGCACGATTAAGCGAGTCGATCTGAAGCAGTTAGATTTTACCGTTAAGCAGGAACGTAAACAGAAGTTAGACAGTGGTAAGTTTAGCTATCAAGAGGTAGGCGTAAGCAATTAATTATCGCGCTTGTCCCCACTTGATAAGAAGCCCTGACATAAATGCCAGGGCTTCTTGGTTTCTTGCTAATTATTTATAGCCTTTGTTAGCTACAGAGTAATCGTAAAAGAGTAATCGTAAACTCAGTTTGCCTGGTTTTAGGTAGACCCACAGTCTGATATGAAGAGTACGAATAAGAGACATAACCTAAACTAGTTTTGGTTTTGACTATCGAGAAGGCGCGCATACAGATCCTTTAAAACGAAAAAAAGTTTAGCCGATGATGAAGGGGGGGACTCGAAGGGGCTGCAAAGTCTTAGGCATTATTATTTGCTGACTGAATTTAATAGTTCAGGTCGAGTATTTCCTTAGAGGCAAATTTCGCGGGATTATACAAAGGGGCGACTACAAATAAATCATCGGTTTATCTTTAGTTTGATAATGTTAACCACGACGCAGAATTAGCATGAGTTCATCAAAAGTCTAGATGCGTTTTGCGTGTCAGCAATGTGATGACCCATTATTGAAAGGTTTGTAATAAGCGCATTAGGCTTTTATGGCGATAGGTTTTATTGATATTTCAAGAGATATGGTTGGAATGGTCTGAATGGCTAGACATTTTTATCTAGCTAGGTAGTCTAGGAGTCCTCAAATGGACTGGGGAAATATCATTTAATGAACTTAGCGATTCTGTATTATGTTTACGATCCTATGTGTAGCTGGTGCTGGGCTTATAGGCCAGCTTGGTTGGTGTTACAATCAAAGTTGCAAGCAGCTTATCCAGATCTCAATATTGAATATCGATTAGGGGGCTTAGCGCCCGATAGTGATGAGCCCATGCCCGAAGATATGCAGCAATTTTTGCAGCAAACTTGGAATAAAATTGCTTTGCAGTTAGGTACTGAGTTTAACTTTGACTTTTGGAAGAAATGTCAGCCACGTCGCTCTACTTATTCAGCTTGTCGCGCCGCTTTACTGGCTAGGGAGTCAGGCCTTGAGCAAGAGATGTTGCTCGCGATCCAGCGTGCCTACTATTTAGAGGCAAGGAACCCGTCTGATAGTGCTACGTTAATTGAGTTAGCTAAAGGTTTGGGACTTGATAGTCAGCAGTTTGCAACGACGTTGATGAGTGAAGAAAGTAAGGTGAAGCTAGAAGAAGAGATAAGCCGAACAAGGCACCTGCCTATTCAAGGTATCCCCTCATTAGTGTTATTAGTAAATGGTGAGTTTTACGTGATCGAAGTTGATTACCAAGACCCTCAGAGCAGTTATCAACAAATCGGCTCGTTGCTCAGTGAATAAGGGCTATTCGACACATTTTACTTTGGCGTCTCTGTTTACGGTGAGTTTCAGTACTTTCATATATTGGTCGTGAGTGACATAGCCGCACCGACCATTGATATGTTTTCCCGATGATAAACGGATGCGGTAAGCATAGTCTCCGTCAGCTTGTTCTGTGCTGTGGTGAATGCGCGCACTCTGTGAAGGGCCGATATTATCAAACACTAAGTTATTGCTCGGCAGGCTGACTTCGACTCGAGTGAGTAGCTGCCCAGACTGATTAATGACTTTTACACTGGGCATAATAAACAGATAGGCGTGATAGCCGATAAATAGGCATAAAACTGAAAAAGCCAGCATGAGTAGGCAAGTTCGCATTCATTCTCCTTGATTAGGAACACTGCCAGTCTCTAGGCGGCATCAGAAACGCTAAGTTGTAAGTATAGAAAACGCGACAGCTATTTCATTTTATTTAGCGTCCTTATCCTTCATCCTTCTCTATATCACTCTCTTAAAATTGCTTTCTTAGCCACGGGCGATAGTGAGGTCGCTAATATAGCCGTGCTCGGTACTCTGTAGTGCCTGTTTTAGCATACTCGCTGCTTCGTCTGCAGTCATAAAGCTGGCGGTGTTTGCGCTTTTACCGCTGGTGGGCCAAAAATCGGTGGCCATGCCTCCAGGATAAACTGCAATTAATTTCATTGGACTATTTTTTAGTTCTAATCGTACGGATTCGACTAAGCCTTTTACTGCCCATTTTGCTGCGCAGTAGGTCGATTCTTCAGCTTTCGCCGTGAGTGCAGCTGTCGACATAACAATCACCACCGTCACGCATTGATCTTTATAACGTTTAACCGCTTCCCGTAGTAAAAAAATTGCCGAGGTGACGTTGTTATTGAGCAGCTGCTGAATTGCCTGTGGAGACTGGGTTTCGATAGGACCAAAATAGCCACTGCCTGCACTATGGATAATCAGTGATGGCGAAGTGGCTAGACTATCGAATAGGGCTGCTACGGCATCTGCATCGCAAAGGTCGGTAACTTGAGTCTGGCAAGATTGGCAAACTTCTGTAGCGACTAATTGTAAACGCTCGCTATTGCGACCACTGATGCAAATTGGACTTTCTTTGCCATACTGCTTGGCGAGCGCTGCGCCTAATCCGCTGCTGGCACCGGTAATGAGTATCATAGTGGTCCTTACTCTTTGCTAAATGGTTTGCTGATGTTGTTTTTATTAAGTGAGGTTATTCAATCTCGAGAATCGCTTGCTCAAAATCTACCTGCTGGCCATCTTCGACTAAAATAGCACTGATCACGCCTGATTTATCGGCAGTGATACGGTTACTCATGGTCATGGCTTCGATAATGCACACGACCTCTCCAATCGTAACGTTTTGACCTAGAGTACAAAGAGGCACTTGGCTGGCTTTGTCGTTTAAATAAACCCTTCCTACCATAGGTGATAATAGTCTATGCGCCTCGTTATCATCAGCATTATCTGAGCTTGTTGGGTGCGGTATTGCTGCCGCAACACTACTCGCTGGAGCGAGAAAAGTCTGAGTATTTACCGGCATTGGCACTGGGCTGTGACGACAGATGCGCACCGACTCTTCACCCTCTTTAATTTCAAGTTCTGCAATATCAGATTCTTGCACTAGCTCGATAAGCTTCTTGATCTTACGAATATCCATGGATTGTAGTTAACCTTGTTTTTCTGCAGCGTGAATGCGAGCAATCGCTGCTTGTAGTGCGAACTGATAACCTTGAGCACCTAAACCGCAGATCACCCCAATAGCTTTATCGGAAAAGTAGGAGTGATGACGGAAAGGCTCGCGGCTGTGCACGTTGGAAAGGTGCACTTCAATGAATGGAATCGCAACGCCAAGTAATGCATCTCTAAGGGCGACACTGGTATGGGTAAAGGCTGCCGGATTGATAATCACCATATCGGCGTCACTGTTGTGAATGGCTTCAATAAGCAGATGCTCGGCGTTAGATTGAATATGATCTAACTGTATACCAGCCTGAGTCGCACTTTGCTTAAGGTCATCGACAATCTGCTCAAGAGTATGATGGCCGTAATGCCCAGGTTCACGACGTCCGAGTAAGTTTAAGTTAGGACCATTAACTAATAGGATCTTGGGTTGGCTGCTCATGAATATTCCCTTGCAATACGCGGTAAATGTGCGCTGAGTGTGTATGCGCTTATAGCGTTGATTTCAACAAAAAATCAGCTGCTTGTCGAACATTGTAGAGCGAAAGGTGAAAATTGTGAGTATTTCTCATATCGAGTACGAGTGATGCGCTAAAAATTGGACTTATTTTGCCTAAGCGCTTTAGTCGCCCCTTTTTGTTTTTTTGTATCGACACGGCGACGTTGGCTACCTTTAGTTGGCTTGGTGGCGATACGTTTCTTCTGCACGGCACTTACGCTCGCAACCAGTGCAATAAACTGTTCAAGTGCCGTTTGGCGATTAAAATCTTGGCTGCGGCTCTGTTGGCACTTGATGATGATTTTGCCACTTTTTGTAATACGGTGATCGGCTTTGGCGAGTAAACGCTGCTGGTAATACTCGGGTAGAGAGGAGCTTTTGATATCAAAGATCAGCTGCGCTGCCGTCGATACTTTATTGAGATGCTGGCCACCTGCGCCACTGGAGCGGATGAATTGCCACTCGAGTTCGCTGTCTTGAATCGATACTGAGTTTGATATTTTTATTGCTGCCAAAAATTCACATCCACTATTGCGAGTGTGTTTTGAAATTCTGTTCACACTCGGTCTTAGATTGCCTTAGGTCAATATTAACAGACTTTTAGCCAGAATAAGGTGATGATCCACTTTTCCTTCGCGGCGGGTTTGCTATTATCAAGCAATAATTAAGTCGCTATTGATAATTACGGAGCCGATGTATGCTGTGTAAGATCCCTGATATTGCTAAGGGTGTGATCAGTTTATTTGCCAGTGGCCGCCTATCTACAGAAGATTACGGTCAGATCATGCAACCATTGATTGAGAGTTATCGCGATTCAAGCGGTAAGATCTGTATCTACGTAGAAGCCGATGTTTTGCTAGAGGGCTGGCAACAGCAATCGTTAGCAGGAAGCG comes from the Shewanella halifaxensis HAW-EB4 genome and includes:
- a CDS encoding linear amide C-N hydrolase; its protein translation is MKKSLLALLLTSAFSYHASACTGITLSTTDNDQVQARTIEWGHSDLNSKLVISPRNHQYTSTMPDQQQGLTWKSQYGFAGISVSDDRFIAEGINEKGLTAGLFYFRNYGSLAKYDPKQTANNITDMDFVRWMLTQFETVAEVEAALDKIKIVTVYFDQQGNASPTAHWRVSDKQGNSIVIEIMDHGKINIHKNTAKVLTNSPDYNWQVTNLNNYINLHPGISPPQKINGVEAQSFGVGSNFVGLPGDISPPSRFVRAAFYVNTAPKLNTAEQAVSQAFHILNNFDIPIGSEFNDKSHIPELPSATQWTSVIDQSHGLLFYKTMHDSTIKRVDLKQLDFTVKQERKQKLDSGKFSYQEVGVSN
- a CDS encoding DsbA family protein, whose product is MNLAILYYVYDPMCSWCWAYRPAWLVLQSKLQAAYPDLNIEYRLGGLAPDSDEPMPEDMQQFLQQTWNKIALQLGTEFNFDFWKKCQPRRSTYSACRAALLARESGLEQEMLLAIQRAYYLEARNPSDSATLIELAKGLGLDSQQFATTLMSEESKVKLEEEISRTRHLPIQGIPSLVLLVNGEFYVIEVDYQDPQSSYQQIGSLLSE
- a CDS encoding SDR family NAD(P)-dependent oxidoreductase, giving the protein MILITGASSGLGAALAKQYGKESPICISGRNSERLQLVATEVCQSCQTQVTDLCDADAVAALFDSLATSPSLIIHSAGSGYFGPIETQSPQAIQQLLNNNVTSAIFLLREAVKRYKDQCVTVVIVMSTAALTAKAEESTYCAAKWAVKGLVESVRLELKNSPMKLIAVYPGGMATDFWPTSGKSANTASFMTADEAASMLKQALQSTEHGYISDLTIARG
- the accB gene encoding acetyl-CoA carboxylase biotin carboxyl carrier protein — protein: MDIRKIKKLIELVQESDIAELEIKEGEESVRICRHSPVPMPVNTQTFLAPASSVAAAIPHPTSSDNADDNEAHRLLSPMVGRVYLNDKASQVPLCTLGQNVTIGEVVCIIEAMTMSNRITADKSGVISAILVEDGQQVDFEQAILEIE
- the aroQ gene encoding type II 3-dehydroquinate dehydratase, whose product is MSSQPKILLVNGPNLNLLGRREPGHYGHHTLEQIVDDLKQSATQAGIQLDHIQSNAEHLLIEAIHNSDADMVIINPAAFTHTSVALRDALLGVAIPFIEVHLSNVHSREPFRHHSYFSDKAIGVICGLGAQGYQFALQAAIARIHAAEKQG
- the arfB gene encoding alternative ribosome rescue aminoacyl-tRNA hydrolase ArfB; the encoded protein is MAAIKISNSVSIQDSELEWQFIRSSGAGGQHLNKVSTAAQLIFDIKSSSLPEYYQQRLLAKADHRITKSGKIIIKCQQSRSQDFNRQTALEQFIALVASVSAVQKKRIATKPTKGSQRRRVDTKKQKGATKALRQNKSNF
- a CDS encoding STAS/SEC14 domain-containing protein is translated as MLCKIPDIAKGVISLFASGRLSTEDYGQIMQPLIESYRDSSGKICIYVEADVLLEGWQQQSLAGSGEVQLPNFDALVLVGGPDWFGNAVRLMGPFMQGEVAWYPLEQKALAVEWIAARTDLCD